From a single Nicotiana tomentosiformis chromosome 2, ASM39032v3, whole genome shotgun sequence genomic region:
- the LOC138904475 gene encoding uncharacterized protein, with amino-acid sequence MSVRDYSHKFNSLARYAPDIVCTMRARVHHYVDGLGDHLIRDCRVASLSDDVDISRIHAFAQTTEDLSRRIRDTRKDREPSKRARTMGSYREPRVDFKPPLHRYPPQSAGSFPPQMQDQRFDRYIQSGPGQSSGQPEGRRQERSAQMRQLTPPCTQCGKLHTGQCRQGSSAYFHCGQIGHYISRCPGLGRGTPTQLSGFTAASSPSVRAPRPGPQSTQVRGRGRGGGDTSGSSGGQNRFYALTGRQDSEASPDVVTGILTIHSHAIYALMDPGSIFSYITPFIAGKLDMRSELLPQPVEVSTPVGDSIIANHVYRDCTVLINDRPTFVDLVELVMLDFDVIMGMDWLAACYANIDCRAKLVRFYFPDIDKEPTTLQSVPIVNEFPTHGKVIVYASRQLRKHEQNYPTHDLELAAVVFALKIRRHYLYGVHIDVFTDHQSLQYLFKQRELNLRKRRWLELLKDYDVDVLYHPGKANIVADALSRKSKGSLSHVEADKVKMTKYLCQLASL; translated from the exons ATGAGTGTGAGGGATTATAGCCATAAGTTTAATTCTTTGGCAAGGTATGCACCAGATATAGTATGTACCATGAGGGCTAGAGTTCATCATTATGTGGATGGTTTGGGGGATCATCTGATTAGAGACTGTAGGGTTGCATCCCTATCGGATGATGTAGATATTTCCCGCATACATGCTTTCGCTCAGACTACAGAGGACCTTTCCCGTAGGATTCGTGATACTCGCAAGGATAGGGAGCCGAGTAAGAGGGCTCGTACTATGGGGTCTTATAGGGAGCCACGAGTTGATTTTAAGCCCCCACTCCATCGATATCCACCTCAGTCAGCAGGTAGTTTCCCACCACAGATGCAGGACCAGCGGTTTGATCGTTATATTCAGTCAGGACCGGGGCAGAGCTCAGGCCAGCCTGAGGGCCGTCGACAGGAGCGTTCTGCACAGATGAGACAGCTTACTCCTCCATGTACTCAGTGCGGTAAGCTGCACACCGGGCAATGTAGACAGGGTTCGAGTGCATATTTTCATTGTGGGCAGATAGGACATTATATTAGCCGGTGCCCGGGGTTAGGCAGAGGTACACCAACTCAGCTTTCAGGATTCACAGCAGCCTCTTCGCCCTCAGTCCGTGCTCCCCGACCAGGTCCACAGTCTACTCAGGTCCGTGGTAGGGGGAGAGGTGGAGGAGACACCTCAGGTTCTAGTGGTGGCCAGAACCGTTTTTATGCACTCACAGGCCGACAGGATTCAGAGGCAtccccagatgttgtcacaggtatattgacaatACATTCTCATGCCATTTATGCATTGATGGATCCCGGCTCTATATTTTCatatattactccatttattgctGGTAAGCTTGACATGAGATCTGAGTTGTTGCCACAGCcagttgaggtgtctacaccAGTTGGCGACTCTATTATAGCTAATCATGTCTATCGAGATTGTACAGTGTTAATTAATGACCGTCCAACCTTTGTTGATTTAGTTGAATTGGTTATGCTAGACTTCGATGTcattatgggtatggattggttggcagcTTGTTATGCTAATATTGATTGTCGTGCAAAGTTGGTCCGATTTTATTTTCCCG ATATAGATAAGGAGCCAACGACTCTTCAGTCGGttcctattgtgaatgaattcccgacG catggtaaggttatcgtGTACGCCTCCAGACAGTTGCGAAAACATGAACAGAACTATCCTacgcacgatcttgagttagccgcagttgtatttgccctaaagattcggcggcattatctatatggggttcatattgatgttttcaccgaccaccagagccttcagtatttatttAAACAGAGGGAGCTGAACCTACGAAAAAGAAGATGGCTAgaattactaaaggactatgatgttgatGTTTTATATCATCCCGGCAAAGCTAATATTGTTGCTGATGCCCTTAGCCGGAAGTCCAAGGGCAGTCTAAGCCATGTTGAAGCTGATAAGGTCAAGATGACCAAATATCTATGCCAGCTAGCTAGTTTGTAG
- the LOC138904476 gene encoding uncharacterized protein — translation MRLVDTKGGRILVQNTAKSSFVTEVKERQHEDPELIKLRESIPQQRQPLFELSGDGVLRYQGRLCVPSVGELRAKILSEAHYSRYAVHPGATKMYRDLRQIYWWNGMKKDIAEMVAQCPNC, via the coding sequence ATGCGTTTGGTAGATACAAAGGGTGGACGGATTCTCGTTCAGAATACGGCAAAATCTTCTTTTGTTACTGAAGTGAAAGAGCGACAACACGAGGATCCCGAGCTTATAAAACTGAGGGAAAGTATTCCACAGCAGCGACAACCTTTATTTGAGCTATCTggagatggagtccttagatacCAGGGCCGCTTATGTGTACCGTCAGTAGGAGAGCTCCGTGCCAAGATTCTTTCGGAGGCCCATTATTCTAGATATGCAGTTCATCCcggagcgacaaagatgtatcgggaccttcgacagatctattggtggaatggaatgaaaaaagatatcgcGGAGATGGTAGCCCAATGTCCCAACTGCTAG
- the LOC104102982 gene encoding uncharacterized protein — protein sequence MPQTGGSKANSRRRHEMFLETGEYPTRGKMFIETHKRNDGLFVNNEARTIVEQIELTQGNANESKIFSDDIIGKVLGAEHSGRVQCMGMGAAPSNTFKNIKQRLNGLNHSSSSFDTSSATFTYLQQEVTHLKSQLVDTLQH from the exons ATGCCTCAGACTGGTGGATCCAAAGCTAACTCGAGACGACGACATGAGATG TTTTTGGAAACTGGAGAATATCCTACTCGGGGAAAGATGTTTATCGAAACTCATAAGAGAAATGATGGATTATTTGTAAATAATGAGGCAAGGACTATAGTA GAACAAATTGAATTGACTCAAGGCAATGCCAATGAATCTAAAATTTTCTCAGATGATATTATTGGCAAGGTGTTAGGGGCAGAGCATTCTGGAAGGGTACAATGTATGGGTATGGGAGCAGCTCCTTCAAATACATTCAAGAATATCAAACAACGACTTAACGGGCTGAACCATTCTTCATCTAGCTTCGATACATCATCTGCAACTTTCACTTATTTGCAACAAGAGGTCACTCATTTGAAGTCCCAATTAGTAGATACCTTACAGCACTGA